In Mastigocladopsis repens PCC 10914, a single window of DNA contains:
- the hslO gene encoding Hsp33 family molecular chaperone HslO codes for MADQLIRATAAEGGIRAVGAITTRLTEEARARHKLSYVATAALGRTMTAGLLMASSMKRSGSRVNIRVKGDGPLGGLLIDAGLDGTVRGYVENPSVELPPNNIGKLDVGGAVGEGFLYVVRDVGYGYPYSSTVELVSGEIGDDVAHYLITSEQTPSAVVLGVFVGASGVTAAGGLLVQVMPKAARDEALVETLESRVAALSGFTPLLQAGKCLTDIFQDLLGDMGLVVFPETQILRFHCRCSFDRVLGALKMLGEAELEDMIVKDNGAEATCDFCGTVYQASRDDLSQLIVDLQAEASARV; via the coding sequence ATGGCGGATCAATTAATTCGCGCCACAGCAGCTGAAGGCGGAATTCGTGCAGTCGGTGCAATTACCACACGCTTAACAGAAGAAGCAAGGGCTAGACATAAGCTTTCCTACGTGGCAACGGCTGCCTTAGGTCGAACTATGACAGCAGGCTTATTGATGGCTTCTAGTATGAAGCGATCTGGGTCTAGAGTCAACATCCGGGTGAAAGGCGATGGACCTTTGGGTGGTCTATTGATAGATGCAGGGCTAGATGGGACAGTACGCGGCTACGTAGAAAATCCATCTGTGGAACTGCCTCCCAATAACATAGGTAAGCTAGACGTTGGTGGTGCAGTTGGGGAAGGGTTTCTTTACGTTGTACGCGATGTTGGGTACGGCTACCCTTACTCCAGTACGGTAGAACTCGTTTCTGGTGAAATTGGCGATGATGTGGCGCATTACCTGATCACTTCCGAACAAACTCCTTCGGCTGTGGTTTTAGGCGTGTTTGTCGGAGCAAGCGGGGTAACGGCTGCAGGAGGGTTACTAGTGCAAGTGATGCCTAAAGCCGCGAGAGACGAAGCTCTAGTAGAAACTTTGGAATCACGGGTCGCCGCATTATCAGGGTTTACACCTTTGTTGCAAGCGGGTAAATGCTTGACAGACATCTTTCAAGACTTGCTGGGAGATATGGGGCTTGTTGTGTTTCCCGAAACCCAAATCCTACGTTTCCACTGTCGATGTTCCTTTGACCGGGTACTAGGAGCACTCAAAATGTTAGGTGAAGCAGAACTGGAAGACATGATTGTCAAAGATAATGGCGCTGAGGCAACGTGCGATTTTTGCGGTACAGTATATCAGGCAAGCAGAGATGATTTGTCTCAACTTATTGTCGATTTGCAAGCAGAGGCTTCGGCAAGGGTCTAA
- a CDS encoding metal-sensing transcriptional repressor codes for MNGSNRLTKQSLPTSKHNQDLLFEDTDKDNTQHIHNNEESVHPHVHSEESLRRIVNRLSRIEGHVRGIKTMVQQSSPCPDVLLQIAAVRGALDRVARIVLDEHLTECVARAAKEGNIEVEIEQLKAALDRFLP; via the coding sequence ATGAATGGCTCGAACCGATTAACAAAACAGTCCTTACCTACTTCTAAACACAATCAGGATTTACTCTTTGAGGATACAGACAAAGACAATACACAGCATATTCATAACAATGAAGAGTCGGTTCATCCTCATGTTCATAGCGAAGAATCTTTGCGGCGAATAGTCAATCGGCTTTCGCGTATAGAAGGACACGTTCGTGGCATTAAAACAATGGTGCAGCAAAGTAGCCCTTGTCCTGATGTGTTACTACAAATTGCCGCAGTGCGGGGAGCACTTGATCGGGTGGCAAGAATTGTTCTGGATGAACATTTAACAGAGTGTGTTGCCAGAGCCGCAAAAGAGGGCAATATTGAAGTTGAAATTGAACAACTTAAAGCGGCTTTGGATAGGTTTTTACCTTAG
- a CDS encoding RNA-guided endonuclease TnpB family protein, with the protein MKQVKLTIKLKFVNLNRVKAEMFAQMEQENICLANKLLSLPYMERRKITTAKISSTLASALSNQTIRHTISATGREVKNYTKLPIEINKQNWSLHKVGDTYSLSFPTIKGVKRVPVEVASPHWQTVLEKVLANQCDKGCIRLLYKRNAWYAYMSVTLEVPEVQSQNRIGVDRGQNNLAVAASSRGFAIFFSGLCAKHRRRYYQQRRKSLLQAKKFRALKKQETKEHRWLEAVNHTISRRIVRFTQFLDADVVLEDLKGCLKTTNLSGKTMTDLGDWDSHCFCSLEQKLIYKIEMVGRKVIKVPAAYTSKTCSTCGTLGDRKKHDFNCPNGHYHHADHNAAVNLARWVGFTCDLNLKEPLSAMESVDSGYAVLGTPQSRGTVYCTPTLRESEMSSGHLVNTYPLRDIG; encoded by the coding sequence ATGAAGCAAGTGAAGCTAACAATTAAGCTGAAGTTTGTCAACTTAAATAGGGTGAAAGCAGAGATGTTTGCCCAGATGGAACAAGAAAATATCTGTCTGGCAAACAAATTGCTATCTCTTCCCTATATGGAACGGCGTAAAATAACAACAGCAAAGATCAGTAGCACGCTTGCCTCTGCACTCAGCAATCAAACTATTCGGCATACCATTTCTGCTACTGGTAGAGAAGTTAAAAATTACACAAAGCTACCTATTGAAATCAACAAGCAGAATTGGAGCCTACACAAAGTAGGCGATACATACAGTCTGAGTTTTCCTACCATTAAAGGTGTTAAGCGAGTTCCCGTAGAAGTTGCTTCCCCACACTGGCAAACTGTACTAGAGAAAGTACTAGCTAATCAGTGTGACAAAGGTTGCATCAGGCTACTCTACAAGCGCAATGCCTGGTATGCCTATATGAGCGTTACTTTGGAAGTTCCAGAAGTACAATCACAAAACAGAATAGGTGTTGATAGAGGGCAGAATAATTTAGCAGTCGCAGCATCATCTAGAGGTTTTGCCATCTTTTTCTCTGGGCTTTGTGCCAAGCATCGTAGAAGATACTACCAACAGCGTAGGAAGTCTCTACTGCAAGCAAAGAAGTTTAGAGCATTGAAGAAACAAGAAACAAAAGAGCATAGATGGCTTGAGGCGGTTAACCACACTATCAGTCGTAGAATCGTTAGATTCACCCAATTTCTAGATGCGGATGTTGTTTTAGAAGACCTGAAAGGATGTCTCAAGACTACCAACCTATCTGGAAAGACTATGACTGATCTAGGTGATTGGGATAGCCATTGCTTCTGTTCTCTAGAGCAGAAGTTGATATACAAAATTGAGATGGTAGGACGCAAAGTCATTAAAGTTCCTGCTGCCTACACATCAAAAACTTGTTCAACTTGTGGAACCCTAGGTGATAGAAAGAAGCATGATTTTAACTGTCCAAATGGACATTATCATCATGCAGACCATAATGCTGCTGTGAATTTAGCTCGCTGGGTAGGTTTTACTTGTGACCTGAATTTAAAAGAACCACTATCTGCAATGGAAAGTGTCGATTCAGGTTATGCGGTGCTTGGCACTCCGCAGAGTAGGGGAACAGTATACTGTACACCTACTCTCCGTGAATCAGAAATGAGTAGCGGTCACTTAGTGAATACATATCCCTTACGGGATATTGGCTAG
- a CDS encoding HhoA/HhoB/HtrA family serine endopeptidase, whose amino-acid sequence MRSKLPRSIRQLSTHVLAVILGVVLTVSTLRVSPSQAEPAPSVTADSPQLVAQRQSPATAAIGSTSFVTAAVNRVGPAVVRIDTERTITRRAADPFFDDPFFRQFFGNGYSQQLPPEQLRGLGSGFIIDKSGLILTNAHVVDKADKVTVRLKDGRSFEGKVQGVDEVTDLAVVKINAGGDLPVAPLGSSTSVQVGDWAIAVGNPLGLDNTVTLGIVSTLRRSSAEVRIPDKRLDFIQTDAAINPGNSGGPLLNAQGEVIGINTAIRGDAMGIGFAIPIDKAKTVAVKLERGETIAHPFIGVQMEELTPEMARQFNSNPNSPIQLPEMNGILVRQVVPNSPAAAAGIRPGDVIVQVDGQSITKGAQLLDIVENSRVGQELQLKVQRGNRTQQLSVRTAQMQNAS is encoded by the coding sequence ATGCGATCCAAACTACCCCGGTCAATACGCCAACTAAGTACTCATGTGCTAGCCGTGATTCTAGGAGTTGTGCTCACTGTTAGCACCTTGCGAGTGTCACCCTCTCAAGCAGAACCAGCGCCATCTGTCACTGCTGATTCACCACAACTTGTTGCCCAGAGGCAATCACCAGCTACTGCTGCTATTGGTAGTACCAGCTTTGTCACCGCAGCGGTGAATCGCGTTGGACCAGCAGTCGTTAGGATTGACACTGAACGCACAATTACCAGACGTGCTGCCGATCCTTTCTTTGATGACCCCTTTTTCCGGCAGTTTTTTGGTAACGGTTATTCCCAGCAGTTGCCTCCTGAACAATTACGCGGTCTTGGTTCTGGCTTCATTATTGACAAGAGTGGGTTAATTCTGACTAATGCCCATGTGGTTGATAAGGCTGATAAGGTAACAGTTCGCCTCAAGGATGGACGTAGCTTTGAAGGCAAGGTACAAGGCGTTGATGAAGTCACTGATTTAGCAGTCGTCAAAATTAACGCTGGTGGGGATTTACCAGTCGCACCCTTAGGTTCTTCAACGAGTGTACAGGTGGGTGACTGGGCGATCGCAGTCGGGAACCCCTTAGGATTGGATAACACCGTGACTTTGGGGATTGTCAGCACCCTCAGACGTTCCAGCGCCGAAGTTCGTATTCCCGACAAGCGCTTGGACTTCATTCAAACTGACGCCGCTATCAACCCTGGTAACTCTGGTGGACCACTCTTGAATGCTCAAGGCGAAGTGATTGGGATTAACACAGCCATTCGTGGTGACGCAATGGGTATTGGGTTTGCTATTCCCATCGATAAAGCCAAAACAGTCGCAGTCAAACTAGAACGAGGAGAAACAATTGCTCACCCATTCATAGGTGTGCAAATGGAAGAGTTAACGCCCGAAATGGCAAGGCAGTTTAACTCTAACCCTAATTCTCCTATTCAGTTGCCAGAAATGAATGGCATTTTGGTTAGGCAAGTGGTTCCCAACTCACCTGCTGCTGCTGCGGGAATACGTCCGGGAGATGTGATTGTTCAAGTTGATGGACAATCGATTACTAAGGGCGCACAGTTGCTTGATATCGTAGAAAATAGTCGTGTCGGTCAGGAATTGCAGTTGAAAGTGCAAAGAGGGAACCGGACACAACAGCTATCGGTACGCACAGCGCAAATGCAAAATGCCTCGTAA